The following are encoded together in the Adhaeribacter arboris genome:
- a CDS encoding PepSY-associated TM helix domain-containing protein, with protein sequence MKPEKRRFKYWIGQMHLWLGMASGLLVLFLGITGCILAFEREIENVTQSYRFTPVQKQALLPPSALKKIADKALPGKLAHSVSYEPGKSAQVVYFSLAPEYYYSVFLNPYTGNVLKVKNMNEDFFRIVIMGHYFLWLPPAIGQPIVATGTLIFVILLITGLVLWYPKNKAARKQRFSIKWNAKWRRVNYDLHGVLGFYMTWVIIFIAFTGLVWGFQWFAKSTYWIASGGKNLVVFEESFSDTTNAQKANLNQPAMDVLWECARAANPNFTGSIDVHVPDGPKAAIELALNPDTKTYWKTDYRYYDQYTLKEIEVKHQYGNFSKASAADKLMRMNYDIHVGAIAGLTGKIIAFFASLLAASMPVTGFLIWRGRRKKQSISARERIMLPSTSIRKRRMPTPSPLIQEENT encoded by the coding sequence ATGAAACCGGAAAAAAGAAGATTTAAATACTGGATTGGGCAAATGCACTTATGGCTGGGGATGGCCTCGGGCTTGCTGGTGCTTTTTTTAGGAATTACCGGTTGCATCCTCGCTTTTGAACGCGAAATTGAAAATGTTACTCAATCTTACCGGTTTACCCCGGTGCAAAAGCAAGCCTTATTGCCACCGTCCGCTTTAAAGAAAATTGCCGATAAAGCGTTACCGGGTAAACTTGCCCACAGTGTTAGCTACGAACCCGGTAAGTCGGCCCAGGTGGTTTATTTTAGCTTGGCCCCGGAATATTATTACAGCGTTTTTTTGAACCCCTATACCGGTAATGTTCTGAAAGTGAAAAATATGAACGAAGATTTTTTCCGGATTGTGATTATGGGACATTACTTCCTATGGTTACCTCCGGCTATTGGGCAACCGATTGTAGCTACGGGTACTTTAATTTTTGTCATTCTTTTAATAACCGGCTTGGTATTATGGTATCCTAAAAACAAGGCCGCCCGCAAACAACGATTTTCAATTAAATGGAATGCCAAATGGCGCCGGGTTAACTACGATTTACACGGCGTGCTGGGCTTTTACATGACCTGGGTAATTATTTTCATTGCTTTCACTGGCTTAGTATGGGGTTTTCAGTGGTTTGCGAAATCCACGTATTGGATTGCCTCCGGAGGAAAAAACCTGGTTGTTTTTGAAGAAAGCTTTTCCGATACTACCAACGCCCAAAAAGCCAACTTAAACCAACCGGCCATGGATGTATTATGGGAATGCGCCCGAGCGGCTAACCCTAATTTCACCGGCAGCATTGATGTACACGTACCCGATGGGCCAAAAGCCGCTATTGAACTAGCGCTGAACCCGGATACCAAAACATACTGGAAAACTGACTACCGCTATTACGACCAGTACACCTTAAAAGAAATAGAAGTAAAACACCAATACGGAAATTTTTCGAAAGCCAGTGCGGCGGATAAATTAATGCGCATGAACTACGATATTCACGTGGGCGCCATAGCCGGATTAACCGGGAAAATAATTGCTTTTTTTGCTAGTTTACTGGCGGCCAGCATGCCCGTTACCGGTTTTCTGATTTGGAGGGGCCGGAGAAAAAAACAATCTATTTCGGCTCGTGAGCGGATTATGTTACCATCCACTTCCATTAGGAAAAGAAGAATGCCAACCCCTTCACCACTAATTCAGGAAGAAAATACGTGA
- a CDS encoding DUF6686 family protein, with the protein MCEILILSSKNTSTISQYLHCQTIFLWHNNLLLSFTQAEFLAFQKITTQFEFDVHSLPFPDNVKRLVIQLPKHQVGFAFTDEEWDDLLIVIRESLLMQEVYAAMR; encoded by the coding sequence ATGTGCGAAATCCTCATCTTAAGCAGCAAAAATACCTCTACTATTAGTCAGTACCTGCATTGTCAAACTATTTTTCTCTGGCATAATAATTTATTATTGAGTTTTACTCAGGCGGAGTTTCTGGCTTTTCAAAAAATAACCACTCAATTTGAATTTGACGTGCATTCGCTACCTTTTCCGGATAACGTAAAACGATTAGTTATTCAATTACCCAAGCATCAGGTTGGTTTTGCTTTTACCGACGAAGAATGGGATGATTTGTTAATTGTGATAAGAGAATCCTTGTTAATGCAGGAAGTTTATGCAGCCATGCGGTAA
- the pafA gene encoding alkaline phosphatase PafA — MKKNWLLFFCIFSFTSLFAQTKISKNQELPRPKLVVGIMVDQMRWDYLYRFYNRYQADGFKRMLNEGFSCENTYINYIPTVTAVGHTTVYTGSVPAFHGITGNDFIIRATGKSMYCTEDPAVQTVGSSSAAGKMSPRNLLASTITDELKLATNFRSKVIGIALKDRGGILPAGHTANAAYWFDDATGNWITSTYYMPDLPTWVKQFNAQKLPEKYLKQDWNTLYPINTYAQSTPDNNPYEGIFTGMTTPTFPVRTSGLFSKDYSIIRTTPYGNTLTLDMARAAVEKEQLGQGEFTDFLAVSCSSTDYIGHKFGVNAVEIEDTYLRLDQDLANLFKFLDGKVGKGNYTVFLTADHAAAHNPKFLQDHQIPAGSWPGAAFEAELNKQLKSKYKVDSLVLGFENYQVHLNHLLISKNKLDEGAIRQDCIQLLKTKPGVAYVIDLDKVPQSTIPEILRQRIINGYHSARSGAIQIILQPAWLPGGYTTGTSHGAWNAYDAHIPLVWMGWGIQSGKTNTPTHMTDIAPTLAALLHIQEPNANIGQPITQALK; from the coding sequence ATGAAAAAAAACTGGCTTTTATTTTTTTGCATCTTTTCGTTTACTTCCTTATTCGCCCAAACCAAAATTTCCAAAAACCAAGAGTTACCCCGGCCCAAGCTGGTGGTAGGCATTATGGTCGACCAAATGCGATGGGATTATTTATACCGCTTTTATAATCGCTACCAGGCGGATGGTTTTAAACGCATGCTAAACGAAGGCTTTAGCTGCGAAAACACCTACATCAATTATATTCCTACGGTTACGGCCGTGGGCCATACCACGGTTTATACCGGCTCAGTACCGGCTTTTCACGGGATTACCGGCAACGATTTTATTATTCGGGCAACCGGTAAAAGTATGTATTGTACCGAAGACCCAGCGGTGCAAACGGTTGGCAGTTCTTCGGCGGCCGGTAAAATGTCGCCGCGCAACTTGCTGGCCAGTACCATTACCGATGAGCTAAAGCTAGCCACTAATTTCCGCTCCAAAGTAATTGGCATTGCCTTAAAAGACCGGGGCGGCATTTTACCCGCCGGGCACACCGCCAATGCCGCTTATTGGTTCGACGATGCAACTGGCAACTGGATTACCAGCACGTATTACATGCCCGACTTGCCCACTTGGGTAAAGCAGTTTAACGCCCAGAAACTGCCCGAAAAATATTTGAAACAAGATTGGAACACCTTATACCCTATTAACACTTACGCGCAAAGCACCCCGGATAACAACCCTTACGAAGGTATTTTTACCGGCATGACGACTCCTACGTTTCCGGTTAGAACTTCCGGCCTGTTCAGCAAAGATTATAGCATTATTCGTACTACGCCGTATGGCAATACGCTTACCTTGGATATGGCGAGAGCCGCGGTAGAAAAGGAGCAGTTAGGCCAGGGAGAGTTTACTGATTTTCTAGCGGTAAGCTGTTCTTCTACGGATTATATCGGGCATAAATTTGGGGTAAATGCCGTTGAAATAGAAGATACGTATTTGCGCTTAGACCAGGATTTGGCTAATCTTTTTAAATTCCTGGATGGGAAAGTAGGCAAAGGCAATTATACCGTTTTCCTGACCGCCGATCATGCGGCCGCTCATAATCCTAAATTTTTGCAAGACCACCAAATTCCGGCTGGTTCCTGGCCGGGCGCCGCTTTCGAAGCGGAATTAAATAAGCAATTAAAAAGTAAATACAAGGTAGACAGTTTGGTTTTAGGCTTCGAAAACTACCAGGTTCATTTAAACCATCTCCTAATTAGTAAAAATAAACTGGATGAAGGCGCTATTCGCCAGGATTGCATTCAATTATTAAAAACAAAACCCGGCGTGGCGTACGTTATTGACCTGGATAAGGTGCCGCAAAGTACGATACCGGAAATTTTGCGCCAACGCATTATTAATGGCTATCATTCGGCCCGAAGTGGCGCGATCCAGATTATTTTACAACCGGCCTGGTTACCCGGAGGATACACTACCGGAACCAGTCACGGTGCCTGGAACGCCTACGACGCGCACATTCCTTTAGTCTGGATGGGCTGGGGCATTCAATCCGGAAAAACAAATACGCCTACCCACATGACCGATATTGCGCCCACATTAGCCGCTTTGCTGCACATCCAGGAACCCAACGCGAATATCGGGCAGCCTATTACACAAGCTTTAAAGTAA
- a CDS encoding SPW repeat domain-containing protein, which yields MKQPITRQMHGFADYSYIPTITAAPELFNFKEEKTAATLCRILGGKLFLSTILTRAEWGIVKVLPFKAHLALDLAAGIFTVGAPWLFGFADNTKARNAFLAFGLTSIAAASLTEPTELGEKEE from the coding sequence ATGAAACAACCCATTACCCGGCAAATGCATGGCTTTGCCGACTACAGCTATATTCCGACAATTACTGCCGCTCCCGAACTTTTTAATTTTAAGGAAGAAAAAACAGCCGCTACTTTGTGCCGCATTTTAGGGGGCAAACTATTTCTCTCCACCATCTTAACCCGGGCCGAATGGGGTATAGTAAAGGTTTTGCCTTTTAAAGCGCACTTAGCTTTAGATCTGGCAGCCGGTATTTTTACCGTTGGCGCCCCCTGGCTGTTTGGCTTTGCGGATAATACCAAAGCGAGGAATGCTTTCCTGGCATTTGGCTTAACCAGTATTGCCGCCGCTAGTTTAACGGAACCAACCGAACTAGGTGAGAAGGAAGAGTAA
- a CDS encoding SDR family NAD(P)-dependent oxidoreductase, with amino-acid sequence MRRKSNQGGNLEMADKQKYALVTGATQGIGYELAKLLAQDKYNLVIVARHQEELDARATEFKQQYGVEVITLAKDLSTRQGPFEVYEAVKMQGIPVDVLVNNAGQGQYGEFVETDITREREIVDLNIGAYLVLTKCFLKEMVARNEGKILMVSSIGGELPGPLQAVYHATKAFVSSFTEAIQNETKDTNITITKLLPGVTDTDFFNKADMTEAKIVKEGSKADPAEVAKDGYAALMTGKLEIISGLKNKAMVAASKVIPDSLVAENMHQQAKPSEK; translated from the coding sequence GTGAGAAGGAAGAGTAATCAGGGAGGGAATTTAGAAATGGCGGATAAACAAAAATACGCTCTGGTTACAGGAGCTACCCAAGGTATCGGCTATGAACTGGCCAAGTTATTGGCCCAGGATAAATACAATCTGGTAATTGTAGCCCGCCATCAGGAAGAACTTGACGCCAGAGCAACAGAATTTAAACAGCAATACGGCGTAGAAGTAATAACCCTAGCCAAGGATCTATCTACCCGGCAAGGCCCTTTTGAAGTATACGAAGCCGTAAAAATGCAGGGCATTCCGGTAGATGTTTTGGTAAATAATGCCGGTCAGGGTCAATACGGCGAGTTCGTGGAAACCGATATTACTCGCGAACGGGAAATTGTGGATTTGAATATTGGGGCGTACCTGGTGTTAACCAAATGCTTTTTAAAAGAAATGGTGGCTCGCAACGAGGGCAAAATATTAATGGTTTCCTCGATTGGCGGTGAGCTTCCCGGCCCTTTGCAAGCGGTTTACCACGCTACCAAAGCCTTTGTTTCTTCCTTTACCGAGGCCATTCAGAACGAAACCAAGGATACCAACATAACCATTACCAAGCTTTTGCCCGGCGTTACGGATACCGACTTTTTTAACAAAGCCGATATGACGGAAGCTAAAATAGTTAAAGAAGGCAGCAAAGCCGATCCGGCAGAAGTAGCCAAAGATGGTTACGCAGCTTTAATGACCGGCAAACTCGAAATTATATCCGGCTTAAAGAACAAAGCCATGGTAGCCGCCAGCAAAGTAATACCCGACAGCCTAGTAGCCGAAAACATGCACCAGCAAGCGAAACCCAGCGAGAAGTAA
- a CDS encoding ATP-binding protein, giving the protein MTIQVDGIDNEEGLAHPMGEGNGLRNFKKRAQKMQADYSLVTQPNQGVEIRLTINLLQFNKLDLALAEIP; this is encoded by the coding sequence TTGACCATCCAGGTCGATGGTATAGACAACGAGGAAGGATTGGCACATCCTATGGGGGAAGGCAACGGCTTAAGAAATTTTAAGAAACGGGCGCAAAAAATGCAGGCCGACTATTCTCTGGTAACGCAACCAAATCAAGGAGTAGAAATTAGACTAACCATTAACTTATTACAATTTAATAAATTGGACTTAGCCCTGGCAGAAATCCCATAA
- a CDS encoding response regulator transcription factor: MAIRIAIYEDDINLRQPLRELIQMEDDLEVVGAFENCLQVEKQVTELQPNVVLMDIELPQINGIAATKLLRAKCPQAEVLILTSFEDNQQIFEAILAGARGYIVKGEDNGQIIDAIKQIMAGGAPMTPSIARKVLEFFASPTHQKEVDKLSQREFEILKLLKDGLSYKMIAAKTFVELSTVQSHIKNIYKKLEVHSAPEAFKKIFKN, from the coding sequence ATGGCTATAAGAATTGCGATTTACGAAGATGATATCAATTTACGCCAGCCACTCCGCGAACTGATTCAAATGGAAGACGATTTGGAAGTAGTAGGCGCTTTTGAGAATTGTCTTCAGGTGGAAAAGCAGGTGACAGAGCTGCAACCCAATGTGGTTTTAATGGATATTGAACTGCCGCAAATAAATGGCATTGCTGCCACCAAGCTCTTGCGGGCGAAATGTCCGCAAGCCGAAGTATTGATCTTAACCAGTTTTGAAGATAACCAGCAAATTTTCGAGGCCATCTTAGCCGGGGCCCGCGGTTATATTGTGAAAGGAGAAGATAATGGCCAAATAATAGACGCCATTAAACAAATTATGGCTGGCGGCGCTCCCATGACTCCTTCTATCGCCCGGAAAGTTCTGGAATTTTTTGCTTCTCCCACGCACCAAAAGGAAGTGGACAAACTTTCCCAGCGGGAATTTGAAATTTTGAAGCTATTAAAGGACGGCTTAAGCTACAAGATGATTGCTGCGAAAACATTTGTGGAACTATCAACGGTTCAAAGCCATATCAAGAATATCTACAAAAAACTGGAAGTACACTCGGCTCCGGAAGCTTTCAAAAAGATCTTTAAAAATTAA
- a CDS encoding EamA family transporter, producing MSQKTAAPRWMVLVAFANIYIVWGSTYLAIVFGLDGIPPFILSFLRFLTAGLILFSWCLLKGEAFPTFKNWGRNTLCGSLMLVGGSGLVTWAEQFISSGSAAIIIATEPFWFILLDKKCWSTYFSQKLIIAGLLIGFFGVILFFVQSGNAASSSSAQLTAYLVLLGSSVSWVVGSLLSKRGTGNSDSTIMTTAEQLMAAGMVSLLISLFTKEWPGFSFAEVSLQAWGGLLFLIVMGSLVAYLSFVWLISVRPPALVSTHTYINPVVAVFLGGLFAAEKITLVQVGALLVILLGVLLTNIPGYKKQLLPSE from the coding sequence ATGAGCCAAAAAACTGCAGCTCCCCGTTGGATGGTTTTAGTAGCTTTCGCGAATATTTATATAGTGTGGGGCTCTACTTACCTAGCTATTGTATTTGGCCTGGATGGTATTCCGCCATTCATTTTATCATTTTTACGTTTCCTTACTGCCGGCCTTATTTTGTTTAGCTGGTGTTTGCTCAAAGGCGAAGCTTTCCCTACATTTAAAAACTGGGGCCGGAATACTCTCTGTGGTTCGCTGATGCTGGTAGGTGGTTCCGGGTTGGTTACCTGGGCCGAACAATTTATAAGTTCGGGCAGTGCGGCCATTATTATTGCTACCGAGCCCTTCTGGTTTATTTTGCTAGATAAAAAATGCTGGTCTACTTACTTTTCGCAGAAATTAATAATTGCCGGTTTACTGATCGGGTTCTTCGGGGTAATCTTGTTTTTTGTGCAATCCGGAAATGCTGCGAGTAGTTCTTCGGCGCAATTAACGGCTTACCTGGTTTTGCTCGGCAGTTCGGTATCGTGGGTAGTAGGTTCGTTGCTTTCCAAAAGAGGAACCGGCAATTCGGATTCTACCATTATGACGACGGCAGAACAGTTAATGGCCGCGGGAATGGTTAGTTTGCTAATTAGTTTATTTACGAAAGAATGGCCCGGGTTTTCTTTTGCCGAAGTTTCCCTGCAAGCCTGGGGCGGGTTGTTGTTTTTAATTGTAATGGGTTCCTTAGTCGCTTATTTGTCGTTCGTTTGGCTTATATCCGTGCGGCCACCGGCTTTGGTTAGTACGCACACGTACATTAACCCGGTAGTGGCGGTATTTTTAGGCGGCTTATTTGCGGCGGAAAAAATAACTTTGGTGCAGGTAGGAGCCTTACTGGTAATTTTACTGGGGGTATTGCTCACCAATATTCCGGGCTATAAGAAACAACTGCTTCCTTCGGAATAG
- a CDS encoding CGNR zinc finger domain-containing protein yields MAHQNTIETIQFDGGALCLDFINTVRNRKVPVMHNYLATYQSFIIWCRRINAWPEELLHTLWAYSQAHPEKAELALQSILATRENMYALFSAIAAESTPDSTELKNFNHYLSNALTQAMLNFDNHSLKVEINIWENDLEGPVKTVLYSAFQTLTQANPKKIKECAECGWLFLDTTKNGKRQWCNPGYCGSTSKARRYYHRKKEKEQN; encoded by the coding sequence ATGGCGCATCAAAACACAATCGAAACCATTCAGTTTGATGGGGGTGCCCTTTGTCTGGATTTTATAAATACTGTCCGGAACCGGAAAGTACCCGTTATGCATAATTACCTGGCTACTTACCAAAGCTTTATTATTTGGTGCCGAAGAATAAATGCGTGGCCAGAAGAATTGCTACATACTTTATGGGCGTACAGCCAGGCTCATCCGGAAAAAGCAGAATTGGCACTTCAAAGTATTTTGGCTACCCGAGAAAACATGTACGCTCTATTCTCAGCGATTGCGGCGGAAAGTACCCCCGACTCTACGGAACTAAAAAACTTTAATCACTATTTATCCAATGCTTTAACTCAGGCAATGCTAAATTTTGATAACCATAGTCTTAAAGTAGAAATAAATATCTGGGAAAATGATCTGGAAGGACCTGTAAAAACGGTGCTGTATTCGGCTTTTCAAACCTTAACCCAAGCCAATCCGAAAAAAATAAAAGAATGCGCTGAATGCGGCTGGTTGTTTTTAGATACTACTAAAAACGGGAAAAGACAGTGGTGTAATCCGGGTTATTGCGGCAGTACTTCCAAAGCCCGGCGCTATTATCACCGGAAAAAAGAAAAAGAGCAGAATTAA
- a CDS encoding FAD-binding protein — protein sequence MKRRPFIKLSSTATAASALFPVTEWLPDEKIKNWAGNIVYSTSSIAYPKTREEVQAFIKNHLKVKGLGTRHCFNRIADSKDYLLSTKQLNKVISLDTQAHTVTVEGGIKYGELAPYLHEKGYALPNLASLPHISVAGSITTATHGSGVKNGNLATSVVGLELITADGKVHTFSKEKDGETFNGVVVGLGALGIITKVTLALEPTFQMRQFVYERLPMDQLKENFEKIVSAGYSVSLFTDWQSNSINEVWIKSRLDDTTNAEVKSEFYGAVPATKNLHPIAELSAENCTEQMGVPGPWHERLPHFKMGFTPSSGVELQSEYFVPRDQAVAAIQAIARLGKQISPHLFISEIRTIAPDSFWMSPCYQRPSVALHFTWKQDWPAVSKLLPIIEKELAPFNARPHWGKLFTLSSQTLASRYEKLADFKKLVAQFDPQGKFRNEFLNTTIYSS from the coding sequence ATGAAAAGACGACCTTTTATAAAATTATCTTCTACGGCCACGGCGGCCAGTGCTCTATTTCCCGTAACGGAATGGCTGCCCGACGAAAAAATAAAAAATTGGGCCGGAAATATAGTTTACAGTACCAGTTCTATCGCTTATCCGAAAACCCGGGAAGAAGTACAAGCTTTTATCAAAAATCATTTGAAAGTTAAAGGACTCGGCACCCGCCATTGCTTTAACCGCATTGCCGACAGTAAAGATTACCTGCTTTCGACGAAACAGTTAAATAAGGTAATTTCCTTAGACACTCAGGCGCATACCGTTACGGTAGAAGGTGGTATTAAATACGGCGAACTGGCTCCTTACCTGCACGAGAAAGGATACGCGCTTCCTAATTTGGCATCCTTGCCGCATATTTCGGTGGCGGGTTCTATTACTACGGCTACGCATGGCTCCGGGGTAAAAAACGGCAACTTGGCTACTTCGGTGGTAGGTTTAGAATTAATAACGGCCGACGGCAAAGTACATACTTTCTCCAAAGAAAAAGATGGTGAAACCTTTAACGGGGTAGTGGTTGGTTTAGGTGCTTTAGGTATTATTACCAAAGTTACCTTGGCCTTAGAGCCTACCTTCCAGATGCGGCAATTTGTGTACGAAAGATTGCCGATGGACCAATTAAAAGAAAACTTCGAAAAAATAGTTTCGGCGGGGTACAGCGTCAGTTTATTCACCGATTGGCAAAGCAACAGCATTAACGAAGTATGGATTAAAAGCCGCCTGGATGATACCACGAACGCCGAAGTGAAATCGGAATTTTACGGTGCCGTGCCGGCAACTAAAAATCTGCACCCCATTGCCGAACTCTCCGCCGAAAATTGTACCGAACAAATGGGTGTCCCCGGTCCGTGGCACGAGCGTTTACCGCATTTCAAAATGGGCTTCACTCCTAGCAGCGGCGTGGAATTACAATCCGAATATTTTGTACCGCGCGATCAAGCCGTAGCAGCCATTCAGGCCATAGCGCGTTTAGGTAAGCAAATTAGCCCCCACCTATTTATTTCCGAAATCCGGACCATTGCCCCCGATAGTTTCTGGATGAGTCCGTGTTACCAACGCCCTAGCGTTGCACTGCATTTCACCTGGAAGCAGGACTGGCCGGCCGTAAGTAAACTGTTACCAATTATTGAAAAAGAATTGGCGCCTTTTAACGCCCGCCCCCACTGGGGGAAATTATTTACTTTGTCCTCCCAAACCTTAGCGTCGCGTTACGAAAAACTGGCGGATTTTAAAAAATTAGTAGCTCAATTTGATCCCCAGGGCAAATTCCGCAACGAATTTCTGAATACGACTATTTACAGCAGTTAA
- a CDS encoding VOC family protein, with amino-acid sequence MIDFHLETLYENDFTRIEWSKELALIQLTFRQHPEPERFRNSYHLAIDTAQRKEAKYWLTDARQIKTMEPENQSWLVQNMMPLLKSNQIRKFAIVMDPKCFVMTSPTKVYERPSTSTETAPMGTIKVHFDIEAACNWLFGEL; translated from the coding sequence ATGATTGATTTTCACCTGGAAACCCTTTACGAAAACGATTTTACCCGAATTGAATGGAGTAAAGAGCTAGCTTTGATTCAATTAACCTTCCGGCAGCACCCGGAACCGGAGCGCTTTCGGAACAGCTACCATCTGGCTATTGATACCGCCCAAAGAAAAGAAGCTAAGTATTGGTTAACGGATGCCCGGCAAATAAAAACCATGGAACCGGAAAATCAAAGCTGGTTGGTACAGAACATGATGCCTTTACTGAAGTCAAATCAAATCCGGAAGTTTGCGATTGTCATGGACCCAAAGTGTTTTGTCATGACTAGTCCGACCAAAGTTTATGAACGCCCCAGCACCAGTACCGAAACCGCTCCCATGGGCACCATAAAAGTTCATTTTGATATAGAGGCGGCTTGTAATTGGCTTTTCGGAGAACTGTAA
- a CDS encoding MFS transporter, with amino-acid sequence MKTQQLRINSKNSRVSKEMVQAVETEPIQNSVIEETSKKFQIDQKVKQRLFLSLFFFLSGFNFASWASRIPTIKAALGLNEAELGSVLLTMPISSMIGLPLSGWLVSRYDTRVPLTLAFLLNAVSLSLIGLAHSTFNLVIALFLFSLSTRIFNIAMNTQAITLQKLFDRKINGSFHGLWSTGGIVGVGVTTFIISQGISITPHLVTVAVITILITLFASRFLLRNDRAATKTKQAFAKPDAYILYLGLLVFFAAICEGGMFDWSGIYFQKVVKEDLFTIGYLTFMTFMAFSRFVSDRIIEKMGMAPTYLMSALCIFTGISLAISFPSFWPALIGFSFVGFGTAAVIPMTYTLAGASEKYSPGVAISLIASFGIVGMLLGPPLIGYIAHASNLKMSFIAFAVSGMMLIPISRLFFKLTKLNN; translated from the coding sequence ATGAAAACACAACAATTAAGGATTAACAGCAAGAATAGCAGGGTAAGCAAAGAAATGGTACAAGCGGTAGAAACAGAACCGATACAGAATTCAGTAATTGAAGAAACTTCCAAAAAATTCCAAATAGATCAAAAAGTTAAGCAGCGACTATTTCTCAGCTTATTTTTCTTTCTTTCGGGATTTAATTTTGCCAGTTGGGCTTCCCGGATTCCGACGATTAAAGCCGCGCTGGGTTTGAACGAAGCCGAATTAGGTTCCGTTCTCCTGACCATGCCCATTAGTTCCATGATTGGGTTGCCCCTTTCGGGTTGGTTGGTTTCCCGCTACGATACGCGCGTTCCCTTAACTTTGGCTTTTCTCTTAAATGCCGTGAGTCTTTCGCTAATTGGTCTGGCTCATTCTACCTTTAATTTGGTGATTGCGCTGTTTTTGTTTTCGTTGAGTACGCGCATTTTTAACATTGCCATGAATACCCAAGCCATCACCTTGCAAAAGCTTTTCGACCGCAAAATAAACGGGTCTTTTCATGGGCTTTGGAGTACCGGTGGCATTGTGGGGGTGGGCGTAACTACTTTCATTATTTCCCAGGGTATTTCCATTACCCCTCACCTGGTAACCGTTGCCGTAATTACCATTTTAATTACCTTGTTTGCATCTCGTTTTCTGCTGCGTAACGACCGCGCGGCGACTAAAACGAAACAAGCCTTCGCTAAACCGGATGCTTATATTTTGTATTTGGGTTTACTGGTATTTTTTGCCGCCATTTGCGAAGGAGGTATGTTCGACTGGAGCGGTATTTATTTTCAGAAAGTGGTAAAAGAAGATTTATTTACCATTGGCTACCTAACCTTCATGACCTTTATGGCTTTTTCCCGGTTTGTGTCGGACCGCATTATCGAGAAAATGGGCATGGCTCCTACTTACCTCATGAGTGCCTTGTGCATTTTCACGGGCATTAGCTTGGCTATCTCTTTTCCTAGTTTTTGGCCGGCATTAATTGGTTTTTCCTTTGTTGGGTTTGGCACTGCCGCCGTTATACCTATGACTTACACCCTGGCCGGAGCATCAGAAAAATACTCCCCGGGAGTAGCTATTTCTTTAATTGCCTCGTTTGGGATTGTGGGCATGCTGCTCGGCCCGCCATTAATTGGATACATCGCGCACGCCTCAAATTTGAAAATGTCCTTTATTGCTTTTGCGGTATCTGGTATGATGCTGATTCCTATTTCCCGTTTGTTTTTTAAATTAACCAAGCTGAATAATTAA
- a CDS encoding NAD-dependent epimerase/dehydratase family protein, whose translation MMKKVIITGATGMVGEGVLHECLQYPDIEEVLLINRRPSGIAHAKIKEVIQPDFFKFSDLTIDFSTYDACFFCLGVSSVGMAKEEYYRATYELTLGVARTLVAQNPNLVFCYISGAGTDSSEKGRSNWARVKGKTENDLLKLPFKRAYMFRPGFLEPTPGLKNTLKMYSYIRWMVPLVKPFLFNYMSTLRELGLAMIHAVERGYAKPVLEVKDIKALAK comes from the coding sequence ATGATGAAAAAAGTAATTATTACGGGCGCCACCGGCATGGTAGGAGAGGGCGTGTTGCACGAATGTCTGCAATACCCCGACATAGAGGAAGTGCTACTCATAAATCGCCGGCCCAGTGGTATAGCGCACGCCAAAATAAAAGAAGTTATTCAACCGGATTTTTTTAAATTCTCCGATTTAACGATTGATTTTTCGACCTACGATGCTTGTTTCTTTTGCCTGGGAGTTTCGTCGGTGGGGATGGCGAAAGAAGAATATTACCGCGCTACTTACGAACTTACCTTGGGGGTGGCCCGCACCCTGGTTGCGCAAAATCCTAATCTAGTTTTCTGTTATATATCGGGTGCCGGTACGGATAGCTCCGAAAAAGGCCGGTCGAACTGGGCGCGGGTAAAAGGCAAAACGGAAAATGATTTATTAAAACTGCCCTTTAAGCGAGCTTATATGTTCCGGCCCGGTTTCCTGGAACCCACGCCCGGTTTAAAAAATACCTTGAAAATGTATTCTTATATTCGTTGGATGGTACCCTTAGTAAAACCTTTTTTATTTAATTACATGTCGACCTTACGGGAATTAGGTTTAGCCATGATTCACGCGGTAGAAAGAGGCTATGCTAAACCAGTACTCGAAGTGAAAGATATTAAAGCTTTGGCTAAGTAG